In the genome of Deltaproteobacteria bacterium, the window GGCCCGCAGGGGTGCTTCGCGCTCAACGCCACGGGCTTCCTGGTGATGATCCTCATGCTCGCGCGTGTCCGCCTGCCGCGGCGGCCACCCGGCGCGCCGCCGCCGGTCGGGCGCGCGCTCCGCGAGGGGCTCGGCTACGCGCGCCGCCATCCCGTGATCGCCCCCTCGCTCGTGCTCGTGGCCGTGATGAGCGTCTTCGGCTTCCCGTACATCATCCTGCTGCCGGCGCTCGCGCGCGACACCTTGCACCTCGACGCCACCGGGCTCGGCTATCTCATGGCCGCGGTAGGCGCCGGCGCCGTCACGGGCGGGCTCGGCCTCTCGGCCGTCGGGGACGTGCCGCGCAAGGATGTGGCGGCGGGCGGCTCGGCGATCGCCTTCGGCCTCGCGCTCTGCGCCATCGTGCTCGCGCACACGCTGCGCGCCACGGCACTCCTCCTCTTCGTGATGGGCGTGCTGCAGACGGTCTCGGTGGCGTCCGTCAACACCACCATCCAGACGGTCGTGCACGACGGCATGCGGGGGCGGGTCATGAGCATGATGACCGTGATCCTCTTCGGCTTCGCGACGGCGGGCGCGCTCGGGATCGGCTTCGTCGGCGACCGGATCGGCGTGCCGCGGGCGCTTGCGGGCGGCGGGGTGATCATCGCGCTGGTGGCGAGCGCCGTCCTCGCGTGCGCCCCGGGGGGCAGAGCGCAAGCCCTGGCGTCGGCCCCTGACGGGTGCCGTGAGAGCGGCAGACCGTAGTCCGGCCCGAGCTTGCAGATCGGGCCGGCTGGCGCTACCTGGCCCGCATCACGCCGCCGAGGGCCCGTAGA includes:
- a CDS encoding MFS transporter, which gives rise to MLRVLRSRDYLLFWSGSFIANLGVWMQQIALGWLVYDLTRRASLLGTVSFCGNAPILVLGLVGGAIADRASRRTIMLGTLGVIAATALTLALLTARGHIAVWHIIAISMVAGTASALLAPAMQAVIPSLVEPGELLNAISLNSVQFNLARTIGPALAGFAYGTIGPQGCFALNATGFLVMILMLARVRLPRRPPGAPPPVGRALREGLGYARRHPVIAPSLVLVAVMSVFGFPYIILLPALARDTLHLDATGLGYLMAAVGAGAVTGGLGLSAVGDVPRKDVAAGGSAIAFGLALCAIVLAHTLRATALLLFVMGVLQTVSVASVNTTIQTVVHDGMRGRVMSMMTVILFGFATAGALGIGFVGDRIGVPRALAGGGVIIALVASAVLACAPGGRAQALASAPDGCRESGRP